The genomic interval gcacccttggtaaatatgagggggggggggaaggctgtgaaaaattttgatcttttgtttaaaaaaaaaaaatcacaaaaatactctgctctcatggatatcaaacaattgcaaacataacacaggtttatcaaaaaaaaaaatttgttaaatataggggTTCTaataatttttgcacacctgtgaattcatataggaaatatatttgaagtctattcccactgatatcttccttttttttagtacacctgggtgactaggaacaggaaattgttcaaccatgacttactgtttcacaggggtataaatataaggtaacGCATAggacaaattcccttagtcgctcataacaatgggtaagaccaagaaatatagttgtgatgtacggcaaaaggttgttgagcttcacaaaatgataagtggctataagaatatagcacaagcatagaaaatgcccatttccaccatcagggaaataattaagaagttccagtcaactggaaatgttatgaatcaatgcAATgtaaagaggatggtttgagttgccaaaaaatctccaagtatcacagctggagaattgcagaagttagttgcgtcttggggtcagaaagtctcaaaaactacaatccgaagtcacctacatcaccacaagttgtttggaagggtttcaagaaaaaagcctctactctcatccaaaaacaaactcgagcgtctttagtttgccagacactactggaacttcaaatggtcCGATGAAAGCAacatagagctttttggcaataaacaccagaggtggttttggtgcacacagaggtagtgatatggaaaagtacctcatgcccactgttaaatatggtggtggctctttaatgttttgagggggtttttctgccagaggacttgGACATTTTGTTGGGATAcacggcatcatggactcaaatatcaacagatattaaatgaaaacctgactgcctctgccagaaagcttaaaatgggccgtggttggatcttccagcaggagaatgatccaaaacatacatcaaaatcaacacaaaaatggtttactgaccacagaatcaaggtcctgccatggccatcccagttcccttacttgaaacccatagaaaacctgtggggtgaactgaagaggagagtccaccagcgtggacctcgaaatttgaaggatctggaaacattctgtatggaggaatgctctcggatcccttgtcatgtattttccaacctcatcaggcattgtaggagaagactccgagctgttatcttggcaaagggaggtagcacaaagtatggACTaagagggtgccaataattgttgcacacctatatttaatgaAGATAAAGCTCGGTtttgtttgcaaatgttttgatatcaatgagagcagagtatttttgtgaattcttttaccAAAAAATCAaaaccatttttcacagccttctttgcttgtatttaccaagggtgccaatattagtggagaacaCTACTTCATTTGCAAGCAAAAAAGTGATATAATCCTAATTAAGTTCAATTCAGTTCCAGgttttatatatctatctatttatctatctgtctatctatccgtctatgTATAAAAATGTTGATAAATGAACACGTTTAAGAGTTGATGTGTAACCGGGCTGCTAAACCGACTGCTTTATTTTGGATAGCCCACTTAATATTAGATGAAATGCAATGTGACCCATTACCTAAAATGAGTTTGCCACCCCTAATATAAACCATGTTTGTGATTCAGTACGGTTTAGTGCAGTGTGCATGTTATTGAACTTGAATTATAGTTTGTTGCTGTAAAAATGAGCTAATGTCCTTTCCAGCTAAAAATGAGAGAACTTCGAGATGATGAGGGAGAAAGTTTGCTTTCTACCATGATCCCTGACACAGGAAGCAGTAAGAGAAAAAGGTCAGTTCCATTTTGAGCCAACAACATGCATTTTTGTCATTtgaataatgttaatgttgCTTTTCTTCTGTCCAATAATAAATTTTCCAACATCATAGCCATAAGAAGAACACCAAGAAAAACAGGATGAAGGCATTGTTTGCAGCAGTGACAGAGGCACGAGAGGCAGGTACAGGTCGGCGCCTCTGTGACCTCTTCATGGTGAAGCCATCAAAGAAGGACTACCCTGATTACTACCAGGTTATCTTGGAGCCCATGGACCTGCGCACCATTGAGAGCAATATCCGCGCTGAACGCTATGTCAGCGAGGAGGCCCTCATGAATGATATGAAGCTCATGTTCCGCAACGCTCGCCACTACAACGAGGAAGGCTCTCAGGTAGGTCAAAATTGAGAAACTGATTCGTTTGAAATCTGAACCTGCATGGAAGATGTGGACATTTGTtacactgtgtatgttttcgtataaaacatataatattaacattttttattaccaCTGTATTGTAAAGTATGATCTATTTGCTCTGTTCATGTAACATTACAGTTCAATACAAGGTAATGggtatttgtttactttttactgTTGTGTGCAGGTTTTCAATGATGCAGACATTCTGGAAAAGATTGCAAAGGAAAAGCAGAAGGAACTTAGACCTTTACCTGGGGATGATGATGTTGGCTCACCCAAACTCAAACTACGTGCGTTatgtaaacccccccccccccccccaaaaaaaaaaaaaaacacgtttcgGGCATGTTTTGATTATACAGTTAAAAATCTCAGTTGATGAAGgaactttgtttctttttcttctttttatcactaacattattattattattttcatcatcTGTGCAAATCCAGGAAGGAGTGGGGGTGCTGCATCTCCCAAGAAGTCTCGTACTCAGACATCCCTGCAGCAGAAACTGAGCGAGCTCTACGAAGCTGTTCGCAGTTTTACAGACAGTCGTGGACGCCGTCTGAGCACAGTGTTTCTGCGGCTGCCATCGCGCTCTGAGCTGCCTGATTACTACGCCGCCATCAAGCGGCCTATTGACATGGAGCGTCTGCGCAGCTACATGGTGCAGGGCCGCTACCAGGACATAGATTCCATGGCTGAGGATTTCATCCTTATGTTCAACAACGCCTGTACATACAACGAGCCTGAGTCGCTCATCTACCGCGATGCACTGCTGCTCCACAGAGCCTTCCTTGACACACGCCGCAACttggagaaggaggaagaggatggagaggaaagaGTGGGAGCTCAGGTGGCTGTAGCTTCGCTGGTTTGTGAGCTTATTCGGAATCTATTTGTGTCGGTGATGGGCCATCAAGACGACGAGGGCCGCTGCTACAGCGACTCGCTCGCAGAGGTGCCCGCTGTGGATCCTGCCAACTTGGAGGAACCACCTCTTAACTTGGAGATGATCCGCAACAACGTAGAGCGTGGACGCTATCGGAGGCTGGATGTGTTTCAGGAGCATTTCTTTGAGGTGCTGGAGAAAGCCAGACGCCTCAACAGGTTAGTAGCAACCCTTTAGCCATCCTTTACTGTTCACTTCTCATCTGGTTTCATCTTTGAGTTTAATTTTTAACAATGaaaatgtttacaatgtttggatcattgtctcaCTTAGGCACTAGACCCCTCTACATGCTTATAGATCATCATGATTGTAGGTTGTTGTGCAAATAAAAGGTAGCATGAATATGACTGTGACTAACAAtcactgttttgtttcatattgATGAAGATCATTAATTTgtaaacactttttaaacatgATTACTTATCTCATTCCCAAGATAAATTGGGTGGGGAAATTGGAGAATAAATTGGATAATAAATTGGATCTATGTAATGCTAATGACTTTctacaaatatttttgaaaatgtttcttgGGGACTGTTAaacttttttaacaaaaagataAATCAAAGACCAAAGGTATAATCCAGTTCTCAAGCACAATATTAACATCGAAGAATTGGTAAGAGAGTAAGGCCACAAGCGCTTTCTCTGAACTTTTTTAGATTAGTAAAGTGCACTGACGAAATTAACTACTATGTATACAGAACAGATTCTGAGATATTTGAGGACTCAGTTGAGCTGCAGCAGTTCTTTGTGAAGATCCGAGATGAGCTATGCAAGAATGGCGAGATCCTACTCTCCCCAGCACTGAGCTATACATCCAGACATCTGCATGTAGATGTGGAgcaggagaagagagaaaaactgCCTCTGGAAATGGAGGAAGATCGACTCAAAGTTGAGGAAGACAAGAAAGGCATGTTGGTCTTTGATCACGTTTCCTCACGGTGTAGGCTAATACATTATAATAGTAATCATGAAGTTGTAGTCCACTTGTAGTGCAaactatttaattaatttaaataaacagtttgtgtagtttatttaattgttgcaaataaatatattttaaagacGGTAGAACCTATGCAATTCTTTAATGTCGTCTTAGTttcaaaatacactatatggccaaaagtatgtggacacgtgctcacacccatatgtgctttttgaacatgccatttcagatttaatctctctttgctgttataataataacctccactattctggaaaggctttcctctagattttggagcgtggctgtgggtaTTTGaacattcagccacaaaagcattagtgatgtcaggcactgatgtctggCGAGGAGCTCTGGTGCACTGTCAACATTACAGTTCATCTGGGGGgaattcagtggggttgaggtcagggctttgtgcaggccacttgagatCTTCTAtgccagccttggcaaaccatgtcttcgtGGAGCTCACTTTGCGCACAGGGGCGTTGATCCTTTAGTTTCAGTGAAATGAAATTATGTGCTTTCAACatttggcaacagtttggggatgcccaacatgtgggtgtgatggtcaggtgtccacatacttttggccatttagTGTATCTGTCTACAACagggttattattattggtaatATCAATGAATATTTTAAGGGCACATTGACACCTTATCTCCAGGAAGCTTGTGTATTATAAAGGTATAGGTGGAATAGGTATATTATactgcatatatgtatataggtatatatatgtatgtgttatatatgtattatatatgtatatactgcaTAGATATATTATAAAGGTGAAGAGGCAGATAGACTATGCAGAGAAGTCTATCTCACCTCTTCCTTTAAGTGAAGCATTGAAGAGTTGTATAGCCCTAGTGACAAAAGAATTCTTCAGCCTGTCAGTTGTACATGGCAGTTGGAGGCTACGCTCACTGCCATGTACAACTGACAGGCTGAGGAAGTCTTTTGTCCCTAGGACTATACAACTCTTCAATGTTTCACTTAAAGGAAGAGGTGAGAGAGACTTCTCTGCATAGTCTATCTGCCTCTTCACCTTTTCATATATTCTCATACACTTCCATGACCTCTTACAACAATGTTGTGTACTGGTTCACTGTGTGACTGTTTTACTGTTTACACTGTTTATGGACTATATTAGCCCACATGTGCAACCCCTACCTCTATTTCCCAGTCTGTGGATCCTTGATTTGgtatattttactgtttttttattaattattcttTTAGCATCCTGCTTATACTTTATTGTATGTTGTATTGTGTGTGATGTCTTGAGCTACTGGGACCTTgaatttccccttggggatcaataaagtatctatccatctatctaatgAGTGATTGTTGTTCCAGAGGAGGAAAAGACAGAGGGTGGTACAGAGGGACAGTGGTCTTCAGGTCTTCAGAAAACCTATAGTCAAGACTGCAGCTTTGAGAACAGCATCTACAGTGTAGGAGATTTTGTGTATGTGCAACCATCTGAAGCCAACCTGCAGCCCCACATTGTAAGCATTGAGAAACTGTGGAAGGATGAGGCTGGTGAGCAAGCTTTTTCTTTtcgtcgtcttttttttttcaggcaaaatcatatttaacaaagttaggtcttattaattctttatttccGAAAGCACTTGCTATAACGGACAATAACTGAACTTCCAGAATGCATCATGGATGACCTCAAATTATTCCTTGCTATCCAAAACCCTCTTAAATTCCGTGCAGACTAATGGCATAGCTTTGTTTATGCTTATTAGCTGCAGCTCACAATGGTTACAGGCAAACTTGTAAGCAAACATTTGGTACTATTGAGGTCAAAACAAGCTAATTAAATGTGAAGTGAAAGTCTGGATAAAAACACTGTCcaacttaaataaacaaaatgaatccTAATGCTAAATAGTAATTTAATCGTATTAATATACATCAAAATGTGTTAAATCCAGCTTCTTTCTGGTTGTTTGATGCAGGTGAGCAGTGGCTGTATGGCTGTTGGTTTTACCGACCAGGTGAAACCTTCCACCTAGCTACACGCAAGTTCCTGGAAAAGGAAGTATTCAAGAGTGACTACTACAATAAAGTTCCAGTCAGTAAGATACTGGGGAAATGCATGGTCATATTTGTAAAGGTAAATGGAGCAAAACCTACCCTTCCCTTTCCTTAACCTTGAGAAAAAtgatatgtataatatatatatatataaacattttcactAGTAATAGGTTTGTGGTTCATATAGATACATGATACATATTAAAATTTCTGCTGGTATTCCCTAAAAGATTATACTTTTTTCCAGGATTATTTTAAACTTCAGCCTGAGGGCTTCAAGCCCGAGGACGTCTTTGTTTGCGAGTCTCGTTACACGACCCGGACCAAGGCCTTCAAGAAGATCAAAATGTGGACCATCCCACCAAGCTCTGTGAAATTAATCCCTCGTGATGTGCCATTACCTGTAGTCAGAGTTGTGTCCATGTTCGTCAGTGCTGCAAATTGTGACCAGGATAAGATGATGGCAGACACTGCTGATGATCATGGTAGCTTTATTGAGAAAGTATGCATCTTTATAAATTGACAGCTTCATGTcagattgggggaaaaaatacatttggatTTTTCAAGTGTGTCGTCACATAATTTTCATACTTGCTACTTACAGGAGAGAGAGGCTGTTCCTGTAGAGGTGGCCAATAGTGAACCTGGATGTCAGTACTACGAACAGCTATGCTACAATAACATGTGGCTGAAAGTGGGTGATTGTGTCTACATTCGATCTCATGGATTGATACGGCCACGAATTGGCAGGCAAGCGAATTATAACATTTTTCCTCTTACATTCCGATGTCATGAATGTGCCTGCTATAAAATAAGTTTTGTTTTCGTGGTTATGAGCAGGATTGAGAAGATGTGGGAGCAGGATGGAGTTGCTTTCTTCTTTGGGCCGATATTCATCCACCCTGAGGAGACAGAACATGAGCCCACCAAGATGTTCTACCAGCGTGAAGTGTTCCTGAGCAACGTGGAGGAGACCTCCCCCATGATGTGCATTATAGGTACAAGCCTTCCTTCTGCTGTGTGACCTGCTATGACCAGTTATCTGTAATATAATGTAGCTTTAGTTCTGTACTTATgtgaataacactgataaagctatttaaatatttagaaaGTGTTTAATTTTGTTAGGTTTTGTTCTCTAGGATTTTACAATTGTTTCTTTGTTattctttcttctcttcataggaaagtgtgttgtctcctcctTTAAGGACTTTATTTCCTGTAGGCCCACTGAGTTTGCAGAGGAGAACGTACACCTGTGTGAGAGCCGGTACATTGAGGCAGAGAAGCAGATGAAAAAATTTAAGGGCCTTAAACGATTTTCCCTTTCAGCGAAAGTGGTGGACGATGAGATCTACTACTTCAGGTACTTTAATATTACAGTTTATATTTAGCAGTCTGTACAGTGAAAAAGCTAATGCACATTTCTTTTCTTGGCTTTGGTccagtatttaaatatttaagtgGATATAGGCAGAGTGGAGGCTAACCTTTCTTCCGTTTATAGAAAGCCGCTTGTGCCTTCCAAGGAACCATCTCCCCTGCTGGATAAAAAGATTGAAGAGCTAGAGGCCAAATTTGCAGATATTGAGGACCTGGATGAAGATCTAGATGAgatggaggatgaggatgaCGAAGCACCAGCAACACCCTCCATGCCCCAGCATCAGGTTTCACTGACTAGTGATATGGACCTTCCTAACATACCACTACAGGTCTCACCCTCATAAAGATGTATACACATGAAACCTTCACATAAACACAACTGTCATGGCATTAACTTTGTCCACACCTAAATATAGCATGTGTTCCAGCCGAAgattgatgatgttgatgaacCATTCAAACAGGATTATGATTATTGCACATTGTCTGTGGTTTATTCTACACAGTCTACACCAAAGACGATAAAAGGTCTATCCAAGAAAGAAGGAGCCAAGCGCAAGATCAACATGAGTGGCTACATTCTGTTTAGCAGTGAGATGCGAGCTGTCATCAAGGCTCGACAC from Ictalurus furcatus strain D&B chromosome 11, Billie_1.0, whole genome shotgun sequence carries:
- the pbrm1l gene encoding polybromo 1, like isoform X2, coding for MGSKRRRIASPSSSVSGDFDDATSSTPASSWKRRRRTSNATAVDQIAVCNELYNTVRDYKDEQGRQICELFVRVPKRRNQPDYYEVVSQPIDMMKIQQKLRTEDYQDAEQFSEDFKLLINNAKAYYPADSPEYRAACKLWDLFLATKNSLLRGGDVEDDEEEEESEDADNTGVSTEEEMSPNYMKGLLEQLLEALVSYTDSSGRLVSELFQKLPSKLQYPDYYAIIKEPIDLRTIAQRIQMGHYKSISAMSKDIDLLAKNAKAYNEPGSQVYKDANTIKKVFLQRRTELEQAEPTKSSLRIRNRRSAQGDRLPAITVSLQPGSESDEDSILSGSVRYDAGEMESESGHTRLATSDPIFQLYQAVRGGRNTQGQLLAEPFLQLPSRREYPDYYHQIKYPISLQQIREKMRNGEYEGVEQVESDLITMFDNARRYNVPNSAIYKRAQKLQQIMQLKMRELRDDEGESLLSTMIPDTGSSKRKSHKKNTKKNRMKALFAAVTEAREAGTGRRLCDLFMVKPSKKDYPDYYQVILEPMDLRTIESNIRAERYVSEEALMNDMKLMFRNARHYNEEGSQVFNDADILEKIAKEKQKELRPLPGDDDVGSPKLKLRRSGGAASPKKSRTQTSLQQKLSELYEAVRSFTDSRGRRLSTVFLRLPSRSELPDYYAAIKRPIDMERLRSYMVQGRYQDIDSMAEDFILMFNNACTYNEPESLIYRDALLLHRAFLDTRRNLEKEEEDGEERVGAQVAVASLVCELIRNLFVSVMGHQDDEGRCYSDSLAEVPAVDPANLEEPPLNLEMIRNNVERGRYRRLDVFQEHFFEVLEKARRLNRTDSEIFEDSVELQQFFVKIRDELCKNGEILLSPALSYTSRHLHVDVEQEKREKLPLEMEEDRLKVEEDKKEEEKTEGGTEGQWSSGLQKTYSQDCSFENSIYSVGDFVYVQPSEANLQPHIVSIEKLWKDEAGEQWLYGCWFYRPGETFHLATRKFLEKEVFKSDYYNKVPVSKILGKCMVIFVKDYFKLQPEGFKPEDVFVCESRYTTRTKAFKKIKMWTIPPSSVKLIPRDVPLPVVRVVSMFVSAANCDQDKMMADTADDHGSFIEKEREAVPVEVANSEPGCQYYEQLCYNNMWLKVGDCVYIRSHGLIRPRIGRIEKMWEQDGVAFFFGPIFIHPEETEHEPTKMFYQREVFLSNVEETSPMMCIIGKCVVSSFKDFISCRPTEFAEENVHLCESRYIEAEKQMKKFKGLKRFSLSAKVVDDEIYYFRKPLVPSKEPSPLLDKKIEELEAKFADIEDLDEDLDEMEDEDDEAPATPSMPQHQVSLTSDMDLPNIPLQSTPKTIKGLSKKEGAKRKINMSGYILFSSEMRAVIKARHPDFSFGELSRLVGTEWRNLESTKKSEYEERAAKLVEQQERERALQQQLQQQQQQQQAAASPRAGGMGPGINGMAGSPGPGNPYGLQMGVYGPGQVAPPPYPGQGQLGQNANQPQGAPMFIAPPPRPQRLLHSEAYLKYIEGLSADCPTVSKWDQSLKAGRKDTRLSREQESRLPSHWLKSKGAHTTMVDALWRLRDLMMRDTLSIRQAYNL
- the pbrm1l gene encoding polybromo 1, like isoform X3 encodes the protein MGSKRRRIASPSSSVSGDFDDATSSTPASSWKRRRRTSNATAVDQIAVCNELYNTVRDYKDEQGRQICELFVRVPKRRNQPDYYEVVSQPIDMMKIQQKLRTEDYQDAEQFSEDFKLLINNAKAYYPADSPEYRAACKLWDLFLATKNSLLRGGDVEDDEEEEESEDADNTGVSTEEEMSPNYMKGLLEQLLEALVSYTDSSGRLVSELFQKLPSKLQYPDYYAIIKEPIDLRTIAQRIQMGHYKSISAMSKDIDLLAKNAKAYNEPGSQVYKDANTIKKVFLQRRTELEQAEPTKSSLRIRNRRSAQGDRLPAITVSLQPGSESDEDSILSGSVRYDAGEMESESGHTRLATSDPIFQLYQAVRGGRNTQGQLLAEPFLQLPSRREYPDYYHQIKYPISLQQIREKMRNGEYEGVEQVESDLITMFDNARRYNVPNSAIYKRAQKLQQIMQLKMRELRDDEGESLLSTMIPDTGSSKRKSHKKNTKKNRMKALFAAVTEAREAGTGRRLCDLFMVKPSKKDYPDYYQVILEPMDLRTIESNIRAERYVSEEALMNDMKLMFRNARHYNEEGSQVFNDADILEKIAKEKQKELRPLPGDDDVGSPKLKLRRSGGAASPKKSRTQTSLQQKLSELYEAVRSFTDSRGRRLSTVFLRLPSRSELPDYYAAIKRPIDMERLRSYMVQGRYQDIDSMAEDFILMFNNACTYNEPESLIYRDALLLHRAFLDTRRNLEKEEEDGEERVGAQVAVASLVCELIRNLFVSVMGHQDDEGRCYSDSLAEVPAVDPANLEEPPLNLEMIRNNVERGRYRRLDVFQEHFFEVLEKARRLNRTDSEIFEDSVELQQFFVKIRDELCKNGEILLSPALSYTSRHLHVDVEQEKREKLPLEMEEDRLKVEEDKKEEEKTEGGTEGQWSSGLQKTYSQDCSFENSIYSVGDFVYVQPSEANLQPHIVSIEKLWKDEAGEQWLYGCWFYRPGETFHLATRKFLEKEVFKSDYYNKVPVSKILGKCMVIFVKDYFKLQPEGFKPEDVFVCESRYTTRTKAFKKIKMWTIPPSSVKLIPRDVPLPVVRVVSMFVSAANCDQDKMMADTADDHGSFIEKEREAVPVEVANSEPGCQYYEQLCYNNMWLKVGDCVYIRSHGLIRPRIGRIEKMWEQDGVAFFFGPIFIHPEETEHEPTKMFYQREVFLSNVEETSPMMCIIGKCVVSSFKDFISCRPTEFAEENVHLCESRYIEAEKQMKKFKGLKRFSLSAKVVDDEIYYFRKPLVPSKEPSPLLDKKIEELEAKFADIEDLDEDLDEMEDEDDEAPATPSMPQHQVSLTSDMDLPNIPLQSTPKTIKGLSKKEGAKRKINMSGYILFSSEMRAVIKARHPDFSFGELSRLVGTEWRNLESTKKSEYEERAAKLVEQQERERALQQQLQQQQQQQQAAASPRAGTPVGSLMGVVPPPSSIGMLNQAMPPMPGMMGNYGPPFMPMQGPPDGMMGMGGTPPHPMGVTALPPQHYFTSGMAGYPGMPHPGGMGPGINGMAGSPGPGNPYGLQMGVYGPGQVAPPPYPGQGQLGQNANQPQGAPMFIAPPPRPQRLLHSEAYLKYIEGLSADCPTVSKWDQSLKAGRKDTRLSREQESRLPSHWLKSKGAHTTMVDALWRLRDLMMRDTLSIRQAYNL
- the pbrm1l gene encoding polybromo 1, like isoform X1, which produces MGSKRRRIASPSSSVSGDFDDATSSTPASSWKRRRRTSNATAVDQIAVCNELYNTVRDYKDEQGRQICELFVRVPKRRNQPDYYEVVSQPIDMMKIQQKLRTEDYQDAEQFSEDFKLLINNAKAYYPADSPEYRAACKLWDLFLATKNSLLRGGDVEDDEEEEESEDADNTGVSTEEEMSPNYMKGLLEQLLEALVSYTDSSGRLVSELFQKLPSKLQYPDYYAIIKEPIDLRTIAQRIQMGHYKSISAMSKDIDLLAKNAKAYNEPGSQVYKDANTIKKVFLQRRTELEQAEPTKSSLRIRNRRSAQGDRLPAITVSLQPGSESDEDSILSGSVRYDAGEMESESGHTRLATSDPIFQLYQAVRGGRNTQGQLLAEPFLQLPSRREYPDYYHQIKYPISLQQIREKMRNGEYEGVEQVESDLITMFDNARRYNVPNSAIYKRAQKLQQIMQLKMRELRDDEGESLLSTMIPDTGSSKRKSHKKNTKKNRMKALFAAVTEAREAGTGRRLCDLFMVKPSKKDYPDYYQVILEPMDLRTIESNIRAERYVSEEALMNDMKLMFRNARHYNEEGSQVFNDADILEKIAKEKQKELRPLPGDDDVGSPKLKLRRSGGAASPKKSRTQTSLQQKLSELYEAVRSFTDSRGRRLSTVFLRLPSRSELPDYYAAIKRPIDMERLRSYMVQGRYQDIDSMAEDFILMFNNACTYNEPESLIYRDALLLHRAFLDTRRNLEKEEEDGEERVGAQVAVASLVCELIRNLFVSVMGHQDDEGRCYSDSLAEVPAVDPANLEEPPLNLEMIRNNVERGRYRRLDVFQEHFFEVLEKARRLNRTDSEIFEDSVELQQFFVKIRDELCKNGEILLSPALSYTSRHLHVDVEQEKREKLPLEMEEDRLKVEEDKKEEEKTEGGTEGQWSSGLQKTYSQDCSFENSIYSVGDFVYVQPSEANLQPHIVSIEKLWKDEAGEQWLYGCWFYRPGETFHLATRKFLEKEVFKSDYYNKVPVSKILGKCMVIFVKDYFKLQPEGFKPEDVFVCESRYTTRTKAFKKIKMWTIPPSSVKLIPRDVPLPVVRVVSMFVSAANCDQDKMMADTADDHGSFIEKEREAVPVEVANSEPGCQYYEQLCYNNMWLKVGDCVYIRSHGLIRPRIGRIEKMWEQDGVAFFFGPIFIHPEETEHEPTKMFYQREVFLSNVEETSPMMCIIGKCVVSSFKDFISCRPTEFAEENVHLCESRYIEAEKQMKKFKGLKRFSLSAKVVDDEIYYFRKPLVPSKEPSPLLDKKIEELEAKFADIEDLDEDLDEMEDEDDEAPATPSMPQHQVSLTSDMDLPNIPLQSTPKTIKGLSKKEGAKRKINMSGYILFSSEMRAVIKARHPDFSFGELSRLVGTEWRNLESTKKSEYEERAAKLVEQQERERALQQQLQQQQQQQQAAASPRAGMMGNYGPPFMPMQGPPDGMMGMGGTPPHPMGVTALPPQHYFTSGMAGYPGMPHPGGMGPGINGMAGSPGPGNPYGLQMGVYGPGQVAPPPYPGQGQLGQNANQPQGAPMFIAPPPRPQRLLHSEAYLKYIEGLSADCPTVSKWDQSLKAGRKDTRLSREQESRLPSHWLKSKGAHTTMVDALWRLRDLMMRDTLSIRQAYNL